The proteins below are encoded in one region of Epinephelus lanceolatus isolate andai-2023 chromosome 7, ASM4190304v1, whole genome shotgun sequence:
- the ddx41 gene encoding putative ATP-dependent RNA helicase DDX41 — METENRPRKRSYGEDEKSGSEGSEDDDYVPYVPVKIRKQQMLQKMLRLRGKAVDEEQKDSGEEQRDEDEGLGPRSNVSLLDQHQHLKEKAEARKESAKEKQLKEEEKILESVAEGRALMSVKEMAKGIIYDDPIKTSWKAPRYILNMPDTRHERVRKKFHILVDGDGIPPPIKSFREMKFPPAILKGLKKKGIVHPTPIQIQGIPTVLSGRDMIGIAFTGSGKTLVFTLPIIMFSLEQEKRLPFFKREGPYGLIICPSRELARQTHGIIEYYCKLLEEEGAPQLRSALCIGGMSVKEQMEVVKHGVHMMVATPGRLMDLLQKKMVSLDICRYLALDEADRMIDMGFEEDIRTIFSYFKGQRQTLLFSATMPKKIQNFAKSALVKPITINVGRAGAASLDVIQEVEYVKEEAKMVYLLECLQKTPPPVLIFAEKKADVDAIHEYLLLKGVEAVAIHGGKDQEERTKAIEAFKEGKKDVLVATDVASKGLDFPAIQHVVNYDMPEEIENYVHRIGRTGRSGKTGIATTFINKGCDESVLMDLKALLVEAKQKVPPVLQVLQTGDETMLDIGGERGCTFCGGLGHRITDCPKLEAMQTKQVTNIGRKDYLAHSSMDF, encoded by the exons atggagaCCGAAAATCGACCAAGAAAG AGGTCTTACGGGGAGGATgaaaagtctggctctgaaggCTCGGAGGATGACGATTATGTGCCGTATGTTCCtgtcaaaataagaaaacaacaaaTG CTACAGAAGATGTTACGTCTGCGAGGAAAGGCAGTGGACGAGGAGCAGAAGGACAgtggagaggagcagagggatGAAGATGAGGGTCTTGGTCCACGCTCCAACGTCAGTCTCCTTGACCAGCATCAGCACCTCAAGGAAAAAGCAGAAG CTCGTAAGGAGTCAGCCAAAGAGAAGCAgctgaaagaggaagagaagattCTTGAGAGCGTTGCAGAGGGCAGAG CTCTGATGTCTGTGAAGGAAATGGCCAAAGGTATCATATATGACGATCCCATAAAAACAAG CTGGAAGGCACCACGCTACATCCTGAATATGCCAGATACCCGACATGAGCGTGTCAGGAAGAAGTTTCACATCCTGGTCGATGGAGATGGCATCCCTCCTCCAATCAAAAGCTTCAGGGAGATGAAGTTTCCACCAG CAATTTTAAAAGGCTTGAAGAAGAAGGGCATTGTGCATCCCACACCTATTCAAATTCAAGGAATTCCCACAGT TCTGTCAGGTCGTGACATGATCGGCATCGCCTTCACTGGTTCTGGAAAGACTTTGGTCTTCACTCTGCCCATCATCATGTTCTCCCTGGAGCAGGAGAAAAGGTTGCCTTTCTTCAAGAGAGAGGGACCATATGGACTCATCATCTGTCCTTCA CGAGAGTTGGCGAGGCAGACTCACGGCATCATCGAGTACTACTGCAAGCTGCTCGAGGAGGAAGGAGCTCCTCAGCTGCGCTCTGCCCTCTGCATCGGAGGAATGTCTGTCAAGGAGCAGATGGAGGTAGTAAAACA CGGTGTGCACATGATGGTCGCCACACCTGGCAGACTGATGGACTTGCTGCAGAAGAAGATGGTGAGTCTGGACATCTGCCGCTACTTGGCTCTGGATGAGGCTGATAGGATGATTGACATGGGCTTTGAGGAAGACATCAGAACCATCTTCTCCTACTTCAAG GGACAAAGGCAAACCCTGCTTTTCAGTGCCACTATGCCCAAGAAGATCCAGAACTTTGCCAAGAGTGCACTGGTCAAACCCATCACAATTAATGTGGGCAGGGCCGGAGCTGCCAGCTTGGATGTCATCCAG GAAGTGGAATACGTCAAAGAGGAGGCCAAGATGGTGTACCTACTCGAATGTCTCCAGAAAACACCACCTCCT GTGCTGATATTTGCTGAGAAGAAGGCTGATGTAGATGCCATCCATGAGTATCTGCTGCTAAAAGGAGTTGAGGCGGTGGCCATCCATGGAGGAAAAG ATCAGGAGGAAAGAACAAAAGCTATAGAGGCAtttaaagaaggaaagaaagatgtCTTGGTTGCCACAGACGTTGCCTCCAAGGGTTTGGATTTCCCAGCCATACAGCATGTAGTGAATTATGACATGCCTGAGGAGATAGAAAACTATG TCCACAGAATTGGAAGAACTGGACGATCGGGCAAGACCGGTATCGCCACTACATTCATCAATAAAGGCTGCG ATGAGTCTGTGTTGATGGACCTGAAGGCCCTGCTAGTTGAAGCCAAGCAGAAGGTTCCTCCagtcctccaggtgctccagacAGGAGACGAGACCATGCTGGACATCGGAG gagaGAGGGGCTGTACGTTCTGTGGCGGTCTGGGTCATCGTATTACAGACTGTCCCAAGTTGGAGGCCATGCAGACCAAGCAGGTCACCAACATCGGGCGGAAAGACTACCTGGCTCACAGCTCAATGGACTTCTAA
- the fam193b gene encoding protein FAM193B — protein sequence MARKKSKQQGVAQKELAPGQQTVPKSPVSPGDAADGGGGDAGLDRLATTRANQPMHTCCLLCHREFKDWGAGSVNGLPGGHGTKLADAVPALSQALLREAPGRKLADAVPSLSQSLLGEVPLWICQSCCKSVEEEERRSTQEQPTPVPLSHSSSCKSQSCGNGYPEQSTVDWDPSSFLSAHKLSGLWNSAHTNGGEHCNHNTSSHTQQGITAGSVCHEKRGLHEAPGKSAKTSGTKVCPYSHPSSQNSSGSSAGNPLSTSADLCKTTPKHFKTMCRRPTPPGEAFHPSDHHQHTDLSVPPNSPTGLSSQHSSLLPPKPNSGQHGHVTSSSGTGVAAHAPFSPLVPNLHGPTAKLNSPSPDSPTSVHKPSPCKNSHIPAVNTQHSKLGTSIMGCNHPCNGHSAGTVATSNVSHLTAGACRDQACKGHKMTNGTLCHPSSELEEGEDEDSSSERSSCASSSTNQKDGKYCDCCYCEFFGHNAPPAAPTSRNYAEIREKLRSRLTRRKEELPQRQDSELTVAGAIDNRDVDELLDFINSSEPKPVNSAKAAKRARHKQKKKEKAQQGMGAAGSDPHSNPSEPVDDEPIPDGSEASRLLDWPQLELERVNSFLTSRLEEIKNTIKDSIRASFSMYDLNLDVNDFPKKAATLEGNHLLSHLNGSSDLQQIDLDLAPLSLGTFKSFNGWEDTTTLSSPNTTTTASGVTAGSKDIQRLHTTPSLSKLIRVRSPERCTSTGCDSLPQVPAQTTAKSNEDASDPKNTTVGNSGAKSKKNKKQQQQRQEQSVSEQNSNKPTKAASGSETQKSNECKETASNGSKAGNKQPQHPADNQRNGPKKAEEGRSSKHAANGANSGLSNAQRGKGDTEMRGGRSEQELESKAHPTIPANGQQQQQAKGKNKKNKNKGEKPSSAIDDVFLPKDVDPTEMDEIDREVEYFKRFCLDSAKQTRQKVAVNWSNFSLKKVPSNAAQ from the exons ATGGCAAGGAAGAAAAGCAAGCAGCAAGGAGTCGCCCAGAAGGAGCTTGCGCCTGGACAGCAGACCGTACCGAAGAGCCCAGTCTCTCCCGGCGATGCAGCTGACGGTGGCGGCGGAGATGCTGGGCTGGATAGGCTGGCCACTACCAGGGCGAACCAG CCTATGCACACCTGCTGCCTTCTGTGCCACCGAGAATTTAAAGACTGGGGAGCGGGCTCCGTGAACGGACTCCCCGGGGGCCATGGGACCAAGCTGGCTGACGCTGTGCCTGCACTCTCCCAGGCCTTATTGCGGGAGGCGCCAGGGCGCAAGCTTGCTGATGCGGTGCCCTCGCTGTCTCAGTCCCTGCTGGGAGAGGTGCCTCTGTGGATATGTCAGAGCTGCTGCAAGAgtgtggaagaggaggagaggcggAGCACCCAGGAGCAACCAACGCCG gTACCATTGTCACACTCTTCCTCCTGTAAGTCGCAGAGCTGTGGAAACGGTTACCCGGAGCAAAGTACTGTGGATTGGGACCCGAGTTCCTTCCTGTCAGCCCACAAACTGTCAGGTCTCTGGAACTCTGCCCACACCAACGGAGGGGAACACTGCAACCACAACActtcttcacacacacaacaag GTATAACAGCAGGATCAGTCTGTCATGAGAAAAGAGGACTTCATGAAGCACCTGGGAAATCTGCTAAAACGTCGGGGACCAAAGTCTGTCCCTACAGTCACCCGTCATCCCAGAATTCCAGTGGATCCTCTGCTGGGAACCCCCTGTCTACCTCAGCAGACCTCTGTAAGACCACTCCCAAGCACTTCAAGACCATGTGCCGTCGACCAACGCCACCAG GTGAAGCCTTCCACCCCAGTGACCACCATCAACACACAGATTTGTCGGTACCCCCCAATAGTCCCACCGGTCTGTCTTCCCAGCATTCCTCCCTCTTGCCCCCGAAGCCAAACTCTGGGCAGCACGGTCACGTAACCTCCTCGTCTGGCACTGGTGTGGCAGCCCACGCTCCCTTCTCCCCGCTGGTACCAAACCTCCACGGCCCCACAGCCAAACTCAATTCTCCCAGTCCAGACAGCCCAACATCTGTCCACAAGCCCAGCCCGTGCAAAAACTCCCACATTCCTGCTGtgaacacacaacacagcaaaCTGGGCACGTCTATCATGGGCTGTAACCACCCTTGTAATGGACACAGTGCGGGAACAGTGGCTACTTCAAATGTGAGCCATCTGACAGCTGGGGCCTGCAG GGATCAGGCATGTAAggggcacaaaatgactaatgGGACGTTGTGCCATCCCTCATCTGAgctggaggagggggaggatgaAGACAGTAGCTCTGAGAGGAGCTCCTGTGCCTCCTCTTCCACCAACCAGAAGGATGGGAAGTACTGCGACTGCTGCTACTGCGAGTTCTTCGGACACAATGCG CCTCcagctgcaccaaccagccGCAACTACGCAGAGATCAGAGAGAAGCTCCGCTCACGTCTGACCCGACGTAAAGAGGAGCTGCCTCAGCGTCAAGATTCAGAACTGACAGTGGCTGGTGCCATTGACAACCGGGATGTAGATGAGCTGCTAGACTTCATAAACAGTTCGGAGCCCAAACCTGTCAACAGTGCCAAGGCTGCCAAAAGGGCTCgacacaaacaaaagaagaag GAAAAAGCTCAGCAGGGCATGGGTGCTGCAGGCAGTGACCCCCACTCCAATCCATCTGAGCCTGTCGACGACGAGCCCATCCCTGACGGTTCAGAAGCCAGTCGGTTGCTTGATTGGCctcagctggagctggagcGCGTCAACAGTTTCCTCACCAGTCGACTCGAAGAGATTAAGAACACCATCAAAGACTCAATCCGGGCCTCATTTAGCATGTACGACCTCAATCTGGATGTTAATGACTTCCCAAAGAAGGCGGCAACGTTGGAGGGCAACCACTTACTGTCCCATCTCAATGGTTCCTCTGACCTGCAGCAGATAGACCTTGACCTTGCCCCCCTTTCGCTGGGAACCTTTAAGAGCTTTAATGGATGGGAGGACACAACCACGCTCTCATCCCCTAATACCACAACCACGGCATCAGGGGTCACTGCAGGGTCCAAGGACATCCAGCGGTTGCACACTACTCCCAGTCTCTCAAAGCTCATAAGGGTTCGGTCCCCGGAAAGATGCACTTCCACTGGATGTGACAGTTTGCCACAGGTGCCAGCCCAAACCACAGCGAAATCGAATGAGGACGCCTCTGATCCCAAGAACACAACAGTAGGGAACAGTGGTGCAAAGTCAAAGAAGaataaaaagcagcagcagcaaagacaggAGCAATCTGTGTCAGAGCAAAACTCCAACAAACCAACCAAAGCTGCCTCTGGGAGTGAAACACAGAAAAGCAATGAGTGTAAAGAAACGGCGTCTAATGGCTCAAAAGCGGGGAACAAACAGCCCCAGCACCCGGCAGACAACCAGAGAAATGGGCCTAAGAAAGCTGAGGAGGGCAGATCGTCTAAACATGCTGCAAACGGAGCAAATAGCGGCCTCTCGAATGCACAAAGAGGGAAAGGTGACACAGAAATGCGAGGCGGTCGGTCTGAGCAGGAATTAGAAAGCAAAGCTCACCCCACCATTCCAGCTAATgggcagcaacagcaacaagccAAGGGGAAGAAtaagaagaacaagaacaaggGTGAAAAACCCAGCAGTGCTATCG ATGATGTATTTCTCCCAAAAGATGTGGATCCAACAGAAATGGATGAGATTGATCGGGAAGTGGAATACTTCAAAAG GTTTTGCCTTGATTCTGCGAAACAGACTCGCCAGAAGGTAGCAGTGAATTGGTCCAACTTCAGCCTCAAAAAGGTTCCTTCCAATGCAGCTCAATAA